The stretch of DNA TCAGACGTCTGGGTGATCAACTGGGAGCCTGGTACACACCATTGGCTGTTAGCATTGGGATTGCGGCGTGGGTCATCAGTGGTGAAGCGGTTCGATTTCTCGCTGTCCTGGTGGTGGCGACTCCCTGCCCGCTGCTGATTGCGATCCCGGTGGCGATCATCGGTGCGGTTTCACTTTCGGCCCGCAAAGGGATCGTCATCAAGGATCCCGCTGTACTCGAAACGGTCACGCAGTGCCGGGTGGGAATTTTTGATAAAACGGGAACGCTGACCTACGGCCGCCCTGCCATGGTCGAGTTGACGCCACTTTCAGGTTTCGACCGCAACAACGTTCTGCAACTGGCAGCCACACTCGAACAGTATTCGAGACATCCACTGGCGATGCCATTTCTGGAAGCGATTCAGAAAACGGGTTTGCCATTGCTGGAAGTTTCGAGTGTGGCGGAACTCCCCGGGCAAGGGCTGACAGGGCTGGTTCAAGGTCATCAGATCGTCGTTACGGGACGTGCGAAACTTCAGAAAAATCAACCAGCTCTGGCCGAGCAATTACCACCCACACAAGGGGGGCTGGAATGTATCATTCTCATCGATGGCCAACTGGCGGCTGTGACGAGTTTTCGTGATCGACCCCGGGATGACGGCAAGCGATTTATCGATCATCTTCGAGAACGGCATCATTTCCAGAAAGTGATGATCGTTTCGGGAGATCGTGAAAGCGAAGTGAAGTATCTGGCCGATTCCGTCGGGATCTCGGAAATCTATTTCTCTCAAACCCCCGAGCAGAAGGTGGCGATTGTTCGAGCCGAAACCCGGAAGGCGAAAACCGTTTATGTGGGTGACGGAATCAACGACGCACCGGCATTGTTAGAAGCGACGGTGGGGTTGGCGTTTGGTCGTGGCAGCGATGTGACTGCTGAGGCTGCCGGCGCTGTGATCCTGGATGGGAATCTCAAGCGGGTCGATGAGTTTCTGCATATCAGTCGGCGTTTGCGAACGATTGCCCTGCAAAGTGCTGTGGGGGGGATTGTTTTGAGTCTCACCGGGATGAGCTTCGCAGCACTGGGATACCTACCCCCGGTGTTTGGCGCGATTCTTCAAGAAGTGATCGATGTGATTGCTGTCCTGAATGCGTTGCGCGTCGGTTTTCCTGCAGGATCTTTGGTTGATTATGACTCATCGGATTCCGGGGGAAGTTCCGGGAATGTTCAGTCATGAGAGCCAGCTTCTGATAGCTGATTGAGTTTTGATGTAAAATGCATTCCGGAAATCAATGGTGAGTTGAGGGACGGTGAGGCATGCTTGCCCAGGGCTGCAAGCATGGCACGGGATGCACAAAACCGGGGCACCCATCTGAAGATGTTTTCTGGTTTATGATGGTTTCAGCAGAATTTTGCGGGTGCCGGGCTTTTGAGCGTGAGCCAGAGCTTCTCGGCCTTCGTGAAGGTAGTACGTTTTTTCAATGAGTGGTTGCAGGATTGAACCTTGCTGAATGAGCCAGTCCAGAGCTTTGGCGAAGGGGCCGCAGCGTGAGCCAATGACCTGGATTTCGTCGATCACGACAGGTGTGAGCGAGAGCTGATGCGGCGCGGCGACTGTCGTTTTGAGAACGACAACCCCTTCGGGTTCCACCAGGGGCAAGGCAAACTCAAGACCTTCCTTGCGACCTGTCGTCTCGATGACGACCTCCCACTTTCGCTGTGCGGGAAGTTTGTCTTTGAGATAGGTCGTCAGCCCGAGTTCATTGGCGAATTGCAGTTTTTCGGGATGTTTGCCGACGACAGCAAGCTCCCCAGCCAAAGGGAACAAGGCGGCGGCACATAAGCTTCCCAAGCGGCCATCACCCACGACCAGCACACTTTTCCCGGCCAGATCCAGTTGCTCAGGGATTCGAAGTGCGGCCGCCAGTGGCTCAGTGAGAACGGCCAGATCATCCGACAGGCTCTCCGGAACCACATGCAGATTTCTGGCTGGGAGTGAGAACCTCGATGCGAACGCACCGTGACGGCGGTAAATACCCAGGACAGTTCGATGCGGGCAGTGCGAATTCTGGCCTCGCTGGCAATAGACGCATTGACCGCAGGGACAGTTGATCTCACCAACGACGCGCTTCCCGGCGAATGGGCCATTGAGGGCGGTACCGACAAATTCGTGGCCTAAAACCCCTTCAAAACCCATGTAGCCGGAGATGAGCTGCAGGTCGGTTTCGCAAATACCGGCGAGCCTCAATTCGATGATGGTTTCGTCAGTGGTACTGGATGGGGAGAGGAGAGCCTCGTCAACCGAAGAATCAATGACGATGTTGCCGCGAGAAAGAACGATCTTGGTCATGACTTGTTCCGGGGCTCTTTCGTGAGGGTGCCTTATCATACGTTTCGCAGACAAAAAACATCGGGCTTTTGGTTGCGAAAACATGCTTGCCCAGTATGAACTCAGGCAGGCTGCAAGCATGGCACATAGAGCGTGATTGTTTCATGGAAAGCGTATCAACTGATGCCCGGTCAAACAGCCATTCAGCAAGCTCGTCGAGCAATGGTTATCTCAGGCGGCGTGGGCTTGTTCGCGCTGGGCGGCGAACAGATTTCGATAGATCGGGCAGGTTTTCAACAGTTGGGTATGTTCGCCATGTGCGATGATCTGACCATGATCCATCACCACCACTCGATCCACAATTTTCAGCAGTGTGTCGGTCAGGGAATGTGTGACAATCAGCACGGTGCGGTTCTGCTTGTGGTGGGCGAGTGCCTCGTAAATCTGTGTTTCGCTCTCGCGATCAATGGCTGATG from Planctopirus ephydatiae encodes:
- a CDS encoding alcohol dehydrogenase catalytic domain-containing protein, coding for MTKIVLSRGNIVIDSSVDEALLSPSSTTDETIIELRLAGICETDLQLISGYMGFEGVLGHEFVGTALNGPFAGKRVVGEINCPCGQCVYCQRGQNSHCPHRTVLGIYRRHGAFASRFSLPARNLHVVPESLSDDLAVLTEPLAAALRIPEQLDLAGKSVLVVGDGRLGSLCAAALFPLAGELAVVGKHPEKLQFANELGLTTYLKDKLPAQRKWEVVIETTGRKEGLEFALPLVEPEGVVVLKTTVAAPHQLSLTPVVIDEIQVIGSRCGPFAKALDWLIQQGSILQPLIEKTYYLHEGREALAHAQKPGTRKILLKPS
- a CDS encoding heavy metal translocating P-type ATPase, yielding MTAPRQKKSTAEPTTENSNRWLTEGQLQTSIAGLAIVAMLVWGIIAYALPSFTIYGSIQVADLSLLVALLLGGGYLVAGLLGNLFRGEFGSDLLAGISIVTSVLLGEYLAGTLVVLMLSGGEALEAYAVRRASSALDALAKRMPTVAHRLIDGHLTDVPLQEVQVGELLVVLPHEFCPTDGTVTAGQGTMDESFLTGEPYLLPKAVGASVLSGAINGEAALTIRVDQPASDSRHAKIMEVMRASEQQRPRLRRLGDQLGAWYTPLAVSIGIAAWVISGEAVRFLAVLVVATPCPLLIAIPVAIIGAVSLSARKGIVIKDPAVLETVTQCRVGIFDKTGTLTYGRPAMVELTPLSGFDRNNVLQLAATLEQYSRHPLAMPFLEAIQKTGLPLLEVSSVAELPGQGLTGLVQGHQIVVTGRAKLQKNQPALAEQLPPTQGGLECIILIDGQLAAVTSFRDRPRDDGKRFIDHLRERHHFQKVMIVSGDRESEVKYLADSVGISEIYFSQTPEQKVAIVRAETRKAKTVYVGDGINDAPALLEATVGLAFGRGSDVTAEAAGAVILDGNLKRVDEFLHISRRLRTIALQSAVGGIVLSLTGMSFAALGYLPPVFGAILQEVIDVIAVLNALRVGFPAGSLVDYDSSDSGGSSGNVQS